The DNA sequence ATCGCAAAGCTGTACCCGGTGCGGCTCACCGAGCAGGGGGTGAGCAAGTACCTGCGCCGGTGGGGGCAGCTACTACGGCGGCGGCACCCCACATTCGACGAGATCTCATACACCCGAAAATTCTTGTGCGCGTTCTTACACGAATGTACACAGCATGAATTGGCGCGCTCTCACGTAGATGAGCGTGCGATAGAGAACTACCGACTGCCGTTGATCTTCTATACGGAAGGGCCGAGTTCGCGCTTGCGGCGGCCACCGCGAATCTCCCGGAAAGACAGAAGGACGACTGCCAGGTTCAGCGGGAAGGAGATGGCGTTCGCCACCTCTGGAATGTCGAACGCCCGCAGCAGGCTGGCCGCGGCAGCGATCAGGAAAAGGGAGAGCGGCAGGAACCTGCGCCAGGTTGGGATGTCCTGCATCCGGGCGACAGTGACGGAGCACCGCAGAGTGAAACAGAAGAAGGCGATCCCGAAAGCGATCACTGCGGGAAGCATAGAGATGTCTCCACAAAAGCGGCCAAGGCCCAAGCGGTGAACAAACCGGCCTGCGGCAGTGCGGGTGGGGCAAGGAGGTGGTGCTCCGCGACCGGTGTCGCGGAGCACCACCTTATGCTCTACGGATGATCAGGCTGAAGAAGTCATCCCTTTGTGCAGACGATGCGATAGCTGGACACGTAGCGCCATGACGTTCTCGTCCCGCTCCAGCCTCCGGTCCGTGTCCATTTGATACCGGTCCATTTGATCCGGTACGTGGTGCGGTCACGGTAGGAGTACTGCCAGTGCGTTTCGAAGGTCGCCAGGATCTTCTGCCGGCCCCAGCCGTACCAGGCCACGACCTTGCACTTGAAGATGTACTGCTTGCGGTAGCGGTACTGCCGCTTCCACGCGCTGATGGGCACCGGTCCGTAGTCACCGCTCAGGACGTCCATGTACCAGTGCCAGCTGACGTTCTGCCAACCGCTGTAGCTCCAGCGCGTGGTGCGCAGGACCGTGGTGTAACTGCGGCCGGTCCAGGCGTGCTTGGGCACACGACAGGTCGCGCAGCCGGTGACGTCCTCGTTGTTGACGGGGTCGGCGCACGCGTAGTCGTAGGCGTTGCAGCTACCACCCGGCAGCGGGTCGGCGGACAGGAAGCGGCCGGTCGCCGGGTTGTACAGGCGGACACCCATCAGGGTAAGGCCGGTGAGGGTCTCCCCGGACCGGTGCATTCCGCCGTGCCAGCCGCAGCGGACCGTGCTGGAGGTGTTCGCGCGGTTGCCGTACTCGTCGGTGGAGAGAACGGTGGGGGCCTGACTGGCGGTGGTGGGCAGTTGCATCACCACGTCGCCGTGCAGATTGACGAGTTGCAGGACGGTTGAGCCGGTCTTGGCGGTGGTCGCCACCAGTTGACCGTCGAATCCGTTCACGTTACGGGTGACCGCGCCGGAGGCGGTGTCCTCCACTGTCCAGCGCGGGGTGTCCGCGTCGGAGCTGTAGTGGTGGAGCTTGGACTGGGCTGTGTCCAGGTGCCGGAGGCGTTGGATTCCACCGTCGAGCCGCGGAAGCGCAGCTGGGAGTCGAGGTTCCAGGTCTGCCGCTGGGTGCCCGCGGTCTGCTGACGCACCAGGTCGTTGGTGTAGTAGGCCAGCGTGGTCCCGGGCGCGGCGGTGGTGCGGCCGAAGGCGTCGTAGGTGTAGCCGGAGTCGACCAGACGGTCGGCACTGTCGTAGGCGTGGCTGGTGGTCGTGGCGCCGGTGGTGGTGCAGGCCAAGCCGGGCTCGGCGGCGGCGGTGGCTGCGTCACCCGCAGCTACTGTCGTCCTCCGCCCGGACGAGCCGGCCGACCTTGTCGTACTGGTAGGTCTGGCTGGACGTCTTGCCCAACGAGCCGGTGTAGGAGGAACGCTGGCCGTGGACGGTGGGAATGAGGGTCTCTGAGAAGAGCACCTCGCCGTCACTGTCTCGGGTGTACGTCCGCTCCATGGCCATGCCGGCCGGGTTGGTGCTCTGGCTCATGGTGTAGCCACCCGGCAGCTTCTGGGAGCGCACCTGCCCGTCGGCGTCGTAGCGCACGCTGAACGTGCCCGCCACGGAGTCCGTGATCGACGTGGGAAGACCGCGCGGGTCAACGGTCGCGTCGTACGCGTAACTCGTGCTGGACGGCACATTGTCGCTGACGAGGACCGCGTGGCCCTCGGCGTCGTACTGGCTGGTGGTGACGCCTCCGTCGGCGTCGGTGTAGGAGACGAGGCGGCCGAGCTTGTCGTACGCCTTCTTGATCGTTCCGCCGCCGGTGGAGGTGATCTCGGCCACCTTGCCGCTGACCGGGTCGTACGTCGTGGTGACCGCGGGGACGGCCGTGCCAGTACCCCCCGAGATCGTCACGGTCTTCGTGCGGCCCGCGTCGTCGTCTGCTCGGCCTGCAGGCGGTGCTCACCTATCTACCTGTCCTCGTCTTTGAGTACTCGTGGCTGAGTCTCTTGGGCTTCCTCGTGGGTGCCGTGCTGCTGACGGTGCCTCGACCGGCTTCGATCGTCATCGCGGAAGCGGTGGCAGCGAGCGGCCCTCTGCTCGTGAACAGCAGTCTGGTGACCTCGCAGCGCGGCAGCATGAGCGTGCTGGTGTCGACCGTCGTCACTGGCAGCAGCGTGTACGCGGTGGTCCACCTGACCCTGCTCGCCGCACGGCTTCAAGCCTCACACAGTCAGGCGGGTCGCCTCCGTGAGTACCGCGAACGGGTCCGCGTGACGCAGGACCTGCATGACCTGGTGGGTTCGTCACTTGTCTCCGTCGCTGTGCAGAGCGAGCAAGCCCTCGCCCGGACTGTGAGCGACGCACCAGGTCACCAGGCGCTGACCGACATCGCCACGCTGGCACGACGCACCCACCAGGAGATACGAAGCATCATTGGGCATAGGATCGCCGCCGATCTGCACACGGAAGTCGCGCACGCCCAGAATCTGTTGTCCCTTGCGGGGATCGCCACGCGCACAACTCTGCCTGCCGGACTGGATCTCGGCGGGCCCACGGCCAACTGCATGAGTGCTGTCCTGCGCGAGGGCATCGGGAACGTGCTGCGGCACCCCAGGCGTCGCGTTGCGAGATCGAGGTGACGACCCAGGTTTCTCGGGTGCGACTGTCCATCGACAACGACGGCGTTCCGCCGAGCGTAGAGGACGACGATCAGGGCAGTGGACTGGTGAACATGCGATTCCGAGTCCTGGCACTCGGCGGAACCCTCGGCACGAAATCCTGTGGCGGACGCTTCATCCTGACCGTCGAACTACCCCTAGATCCAGCCGTGACGCACGGCGATACGAATCGCGTCCACCAGGGTGCGGGCGTGTAGGTCGCCCACGGCGGCCGAAAGTCGATTGCGTACTGTACCCACGCTGAGGAACAGATCGCTGGCGATCGCCCGTGTGTCCACACCACTCGCGGCCAGCCTGAGTACCTCCCCGCCTCGCGCGGGCATCGATTCCGCCAAGTCTGCGAGCTCCGGCGGGTCGATCACCCGACCGCCTGCGGCGACCGTGCGCACCGCCTCCGCGAGTCCCTTCGGCGAGATGCTCTTCAGCAGGCACCCCGCCGCCCCCGCGTCCAAGGCTCTCCGCACATGGCCGGTCGGTCCAGAGCCGTGATCATGACGGTACGGCAGGCCGGCGCCCGCTCGGCGGACGACACACCGGACCAACGATCCGATGATCTAAACGAAACACCCTAGATGGCCCGCCCGAGGTGCAGTTCGCCGAGGTGGTGGAGCTGATGCGGCGCCATGGTGGCAACGTTCAGCGCGGCCGCCCCCTGGCGGCTTCCGCTGGCGGACCGTGTGTTGCTGGTGCGTACGCTCACGGCCAACGGTGAATCGGGGGTAGTTCGCCGGTGAGGATCGGAGCTCGGCTCCCATGTATCTCGGCCCGACCAGTGTCCGTGCCGTCGACCAGCAGCTCGACCGCTCAATCCTGGCCGCCATCGAGGCTCACGGCCTCGCGTGCCCCTTGACGTCGAGGTGAAATTGGTGACTCCGCCCCATCACAAGCCCCCCTGACGGATCCGCCGCCTCTACGTCGAGCGTGCCCCCTCTCGCCCACCCCTGCCCCTGTACGAGAGCGCGTCTGGTGACCTGCTCGCCTCCGACCCCGGTGTCGCCGGGCGCAGTGAAATGCCGCAGACTCCCGTATAGGGGCCCGTATCAGCGTGGGCCGCTGAGAAGGTGACGGGTTGTGCTTGAGGTCCCGTTCTGGCTGTGGGGAGCCTTCGCCGCGACGGTGGTGGTGTCGCTGGCGGTGGACCTGCTGGCCCACCGCACAGCGCACGTCATCGGCTTCAAGGAAGCTGCCGCGTGGAGCGCCCTGTGGGTGAGCCTCGCTCTGATCTTCGGCGGCGTCGTCTTCCTCGCCCTCGGCCCGACGGCCGGCACCGAGTACACCACCGCGTGGCTGCTGGAGAAGAGCCTGTCGGTGGACAACCTGTTCGTCTTCGCCGTGATCTTCGCCTACTTCAAGGTGCCTCGCGCCTACCAGCACCGGGTCCTGTTCTTCGGCGTGATCGGCGCACTGGTCTTCCGCGGGATCTTCCTCTCCCTCGGTGTCGCCGTCGTCAGCCGCTTCACCGCGGTGCTGTTCGCCTTCGCCGCCGTCCTCTTCTACAGCACCTACAAGCTCCTCAAGGACGAGGAGGAGAGCTTCGACCCCGGCAAGAGCTTCGCTGTGCGCATGCTCCGCAAGATCATGCCGGTCCGGGACGAGTACGCCGACGCGAAGTTCTTCGTCAAGGAGGCCGGCAAGCGCGTGGCCACCCCACTCCTCGCGGTGGTCGCCGCGATCGAGGCCGCCGACCTGATCTTCGCCGTCGACAGCGTGCCCGCCGTCCTCGCCGTCAGCGACGACGCCTTCATCGTCTACACCAGCAACGCGTTCGCCATCCTGGGCCTGCGTGCCCTGTACTTCATGCTCGCGGGCCTGCTGGACCGCTTCCACTATCTGAACATGGGCCTCGCGATCATCCTGGCCTTCATCGGTGTCAAGCTCATTCTCCAGGCGTCCCACAAGGTGATCAGTCCCAGCATCCCGGAGATACCCTCACCGATCAGCTTGGCGGTCATCGTCGTTGTTCTGGCCGCTTCCGTCGTGTTCAGCCTGCGGCGGCCCGTCCCACCCAATCTGGCTCCGACAGCTCAGGACGAGAAGGCACCCTCCCTGTCAGACACGCCATCCGAGAACCCCGGACCCGGTGACGCACATGCTGAGCAGGACCAGCAGCCCGATGATCCACCCCGGCCGGCGCACTGAAGCAACGCGGCGGTGAGCAGCCTGTGGCCCATCCCCTTCTCCGGCCAGACCGCTTATTGTTAAAGAATGAGCAAAGCCGCGCATGAGACGAGTCCCCGAGGGACGCTTGTGTGCCCGGTCTGCAAGCAGCCCCTCGATATGACCATCAAGAGACGGCACAAGACTCTCGGAATCTTCGTGCCGGTGTGGGGCCCGGGCCCCTGTCACAACCCCGACTGCCCCGATCACCTGGAGCAGCCAGAGCACAGCAACCACCAGGACCACTGACCTCCAGGCAGGACGCCAGGCCCACGGCCGCCGATCGCGGCCGGGGGCCGGGACTCACGGTGGGCCTCCGAGTCCCGCGCTCGTCGCGGGCAGTGATCAACCTGACAGCCCCAGCAGTACGCGAGAAAGTGGGAGGCGAAGTGACAGAGCACCCAGGCCGGCGATTCCTCGGTTCTGGGGACGGCGACGCCCACTCGATCTCGGTCATGTGCAAACTCCGGGACTGGGTGAGTGCCCGGTCGCACGGCCGCTGTGCCCCGAGTGGGCAGCGCATTGCGCGTGATGTCCGCGCTATCGGCCACGATTGACAACCGTGCGGAGCCTTTGGTCTCGCCGGTCAATTCACACAACGAGTGGGACCCGCTGGAAGAGATCATCGCCGGACGCCTCGACGGCGCGACGATCCCCTCCAAGCATCCGGTCACGGCCCACGTACGCCTTCCCTTCCGCCGTCGCACCCACCGCCCCGGTACATCGGACGCGACGCCAGCAACGACCGGGCCTTAGCCCACCTGACCGCGAGGAGCCTGCCATGCTGCCGGTGCACCTCAACATCGCGGTCACGCTGACCGGCTACCCCCTCGTCATGGGCTATCAGGCCGTGGCCGGCGCCGGGCCGACCAGTTCGGACAGAACGTCCTCCATGGTCACGAAGCCAAGGACCGCTCCCCCTTCGCCGGTCACGGCGGCCAAGTGGCTGCCGTCGGCGCGCAGGGCGGTCAGGGTGTCGTCCAGCGGCGTGTCGATGCGGACCCGGGTGACGGGGTGCAGGGCACCGCGCGGGAACGGCTGGTCGCGGTCGGCGATGCCGAGGGTGTCCTTGATGTGCAGGTAGCCCAGCAAGGTGCCGTTCGGGCCGGTGACAGGGAAGCGCGAGTAGCCAACTGCGGCGGCCGTCCGCTCCAGTTCGGCCGGGGTGATGGAGTGGTCGACGGTGTGCATCCGCTGGGCGAGGACGAGGATTTCGCCGACCGGGCGGGTGCCCAGTTCCAGCGCGTCGCGCAGCCGTTCGCCGTCGGCGGGTGAGAGCAGTCCGGCCGCGCTGGAGTCGAGGACCATGCGGGCGAGTTGGTCATCGGTGAAGACCGACTCCACCTCGTCCTTCGGTTCCACACGTAGCAGCTTCAACAGGATGTTCGCGAAAGCGTTGATGCCGAACACGACCGGCCGCAGCGCTCGGGTGAGGGCCACCAGTGGCGGGCCGAGCAGCAGGGCCGTTTCGACCGGCGCTGCCAGCGCGATGTTCTTCGGAACCATCTCGCCGATCAGCATGTGCAGATACGTCGCCACGCTGAGCGCGATGACGAACGCGATCGGGTGCACCAGGCCGTGCGGGATGTGGGCCGTCTCGAAGGCGGGCTCCAGCAGGTGGGCGATGGCCGGTTCGGCGACCGCGCCCAGCACCAGCGAGGAAACGGTGATGCCGAGCTGGGCGGTGGCCATCATCGCGGAGAGGTGCTCCAGGGCCCACATGGTCATCCGGGCCCGCGCATGGCCCTGCTTTGCGCGGGGCTCGATCTGGCTGCGGCGCACGGAGATCAGGGCGAACTCGGCCCCGACGAAGAAGGCGTTGGTCAGCAGGGTCAGGGCGCCGATGGCGAGTTGCAGCACGGTCATCGGGACTCCTCCCCCGTCGCTCCCGCCTGGACCGGGATCTGGGCGGGCCCGGTGATACGGACACGGTCGGCGCGGTGGTGGTCGACGTCGAGGACATCCATGCGCCAGCCGTCGTCCAGTTCCAGGACGTCCCCCTTGGCGGGGATGCGCGCGAGGCGGGTGGCGACCAGACCGGCCACGGTCTCGTACGGGCCGTCCGGTGCCGTCAGTCCTATCGCGGCGAGCTGGTCGATGCGGACGGAGCCGTCCGCCTCCCATGCCGCGCGGCCGTCGGCTGCGGCCGGTGCGGTCTGCAGGTCCGGCACCTCGAAGGGGTCGTGCTCGTCGCGGACCTCGCCGACGACCTCCTCGACGATGTCCTCCATCGTCGCCACGCCCGCCGTGCCGCCGT is a window from the Streptomyces sp. NBC_00299 genome containing:
- a CDS encoding hemolysin family protein codes for the protein MTVLQLAIGALTLLTNAFFVGAEFALISVRRSQIEPRAKQGHARARMTMWALEHLSAMMATAQLGITVSSLVLGAVAEPAIAHLLEPAFETAHIPHGLVHPIAFVIALSVATYLHMLIGEMVPKNIALAAPVETALLLGPPLVALTRALRPVVFGINAFANILLKLLRVEPKDEVESVFTDDQLARMVLDSSAAGLLSPADGERLRDALELGTRPVGEILVLAQRMHTVDHSITPAELERTAAAVGYSRFPVTGPNGTLLGYLHIKDTLGIADRDQPFPRGALHPVTRVRIDTPLDDTLTALRADGSHLAAVTGEGGAVLGFVTMEDVLSELVGPAPATA
- a CDS encoding RHS repeat-associated core domain-containing protein — protein: MATTAKTGSTVLQLVNLHGDVVMQLPTTASQAPTVLSTDEYGNRANTSSTVRCGWHGGMHRSGETLTGLTLMGVRLYNPATGRFLSADPLPGGSCNAYDYACADPVNNEDVTGCATCRVPKHAWTGRSYTTVLRTTRWSYSGWQNVSWHWYMDVLSGDYGPVPISAWKRQYRYRKQYIFKCKVVAWYGWGRQKILATFETHWQYSYRDRTTYRIKWTGIKWTRTGGWSGTRTSWRYVSSYRIVCTKG
- a CDS encoding response regulator transcription factor, whose product is MDAGAAGCLLKSISPKGLAEAVRTVAAGGRVIDPPELADLAESMPARGGEVLRLAASGVDTRAIASDLFLSVGTVRNRLSAAVGDLHARTLVDAIRIAVRHGWI
- a CDS encoding RHS repeat domain-containing protein encodes the protein MTISGGTGTAVPAVTTTYDPVSGKVAEITSTGGGTIKKAYDKLGRLVSYTDADGGVTTSQYDAEGHAVLVSDNVPSSTSYAYDATVDPRGLPTSITDSVAGTFSVRYDADGQVRSQKLPGGYTMSQSTNPAGMAMERTYTRDSDGEVLFSETLIPTVHGQRSSYTGSLGKTSSQTYQYDKVGRLVRAEDDSSCG
- a CDS encoding histidine kinase is translated as MLTYLPVLVFEYSWLSLLGFLVGAVLLTVPRPASIVIAEAVAASGPLLVNSSLVTSQRGSMSVLVSTVVTGSSVYAVVHLTLLAARLQASHSQAGRLREYRERVRVTQDLHDLVGSSLVSVAVQSEQALARTVSDAPGHQALTDIATLARRTHQEIRSIIGHRIAADLHTEVAHAQNLLSLAGIATRTTLPAGLDLGGPTANCMSAVLREGIGNVLRHPRRRVARSR
- a CDS encoding TerC family protein — translated: MLEVPFWLWGAFAATVVVSLAVDLLAHRTAHVIGFKEAAAWSALWVSLALIFGGVVFLALGPTAGTEYTTAWLLEKSLSVDNLFVFAVIFAYFKVPRAYQHRVLFFGVIGALVFRGIFLSLGVAVVSRFTAVLFAFAAVLFYSTYKLLKDEEESFDPGKSFAVRMLRKIMPVRDEYADAKFFVKEAGKRVATPLLAVVAAIEAADLIFAVDSVPAVLAVSDDAFIVYTSNAFAILGLRALYFMLAGLLDRFHYLNMGLAIILAFIGVKLILQASHKVISPSIPEIPSPISLAVIVVVLAASVVFSLRRPVPPNLAPTAQDEKAPSLSDTPSENPGPGDAHAEQDQQPDDPPRPAH